From Triticum aestivum cultivar Chinese Spring chromosome 4A, IWGSC CS RefSeq v2.1, whole genome shotgun sequence, a single genomic window includes:
- the LOC123082378 gene encoding senescence-specific cysteine protease SAG39-like, with the protein MAIPKGFLLAILGCICLCSSAVMSAHELNDATMVERHEQWMAKFNRVYKDGTEKAHRYEVFKANVAFIESFNAGNHKFWLGVNQFTDLTNDEFKATKTNKGLKRSGSQAPTGFKYNNVSTDALPAAVDWRTKGAVTPIKDQGQCGCCWAFSAVAATEGIVKLSSGKLVSLSEQELVDCDVHGVDQGCEGGEMDDAFKFIIKNGGLTTEANYPYTAQDGQCKTSIASNNVATIKGYEDVPANDESSLMKAVANQPVSVAVDGGDVIFQHYSGGVMTGSCGTDLDHGIAAIGYGMTSDGTKYWLLKNSWGTTWGESGYLRMEKDISDKSGMCGLAMQPSYPTE; encoded by the exons ATGGCCATCCCCAAGGGTTTTCTTCTTGCCATTCTAGGTTGCATCTGCTTATGCAGCAGTGCTGTTATGTCAGCTCATGAGCTCAACGACGCGACCATGGTGGAGAGGCATGAGCAGTGGATGGCGAAGTTCAACCGCGTTTACAAGGACGGCACCGAGAAGGCACATCGGTATGAGGTATTCAAGGCCAACGTTGCCTTCATCGAGTCGTTCAACGCCGGAAACCACAAGTTCTGGCTCGGTGTCAACCAGTTTACCGACCTCACCAATGATGAGTTCAAGGCAACCAAGACCAACAAGGGCCTCAAGAGGAGCGGTAGCCAGGCTCCAACCGGGTTCAAGTACAACAATGTCAGCACCGATGCACTTCCAGCCGCTGTTGATTGGAGAACCAAGGGTGCCGTTACTCCTATCAAAGACCAAGGCCAATGTG GCTGCTGCTGGGCCTTTTCAGCTGTGGCCGCAACCGAAGGCATTGTGAAGTTGAGCTCCGGGAAGCTAGTCTCTCTGTCGGAACAAGAGCTAGTTGACTGTGACGTTCATGGTGTTGATCAGGGTTGTGAGGGTGGTGAGATGGACGAtgccttcaagttcatcatcaagaaTGGCGGCCTCACCACCGAGGCCAACTACCCCTACACGGCACAAGACGGACAATGCAAGACAAGCATTGCAAGCAACAATGTTGCAACCATCAAGGGCTACGAGGATGTGCCCGCCAACGACGAATCTTCTCTTATGAAAGCCGTGGCTAACCAGCCTGTGTCAGTAGCTGTGGACGGAGGGGATGTCATATTTCAACATTACTCCGGCGGGGTAATGACCGGCTCATGTGGGACTGATTTGGACCATGGCATAGCAGCTATTGGATATGGCATGACAAGTGACGGAACTAAGTATTGGCTACTGAAAAACTCATGGGGCACGACATGGGGCGAGAGTGGGTACCTCAGAATGGAGAAGGATATTTCTGACAAGAGTGGTATGTGTGGCTTGGCCATGCAACCTTCCTACCCCACCGAGTAG
- the LOC123082380 gene encoding senescence-specific cysteine protease SAG39-like, translating to MAIPKGFLLAILGCICLCSSAVMSARELNDATMVERHEQWMAKFNRVYKDGTEKAHRYEVFKANVAFIESFNAGNHKFWLGVNQFTDLTNDEFKATKTNKGLKRSGSQAPTGFKYNNVSTDALPAAVDWRTKGAVTPIKDQGQCGCCWAFSAVAATEGIVKLSSGKLVSLSEQELVDCDVHGVNQGCEGGEMDDAFKFIIKNGGLTTEANYPYTAQDEQCKTSIASNSVATIKGYEDVPANDESSLMKAVANQPVSVAVDGGDVIFQHYSGGVMTGSCGTDLDHGIAAVGYGMTSDGTKYWLLKNSWGTTWGESGYLRMEKDISDKSGMCGLAMQPSYPTE from the exons ATGGCCATCCCCAAGGGTTTTCTTCTTGCCATTCTAGGCTGCATCTGCTTATGCAGCAGTGCTGTTATGTCAGCTCGCGAGCTCAACGACGCGACCATGGTGGAGAGGCATGAGCAGTGGATGGCGAAGTTCAACCGCGTTTACAAGGACGGCACCGAGAAGGCACATCGGTATGAGGTGTTCAAGGCCAACGTTGCCTTCATCGAGTCGTTCAACGCCGGAAACCACAAGTTCTGGCTCGGTGTCAACCAGTTTACCGACCTCACCAATGATGAGTTCAAGGCAACCAAGACCAACAAGGGCCTCAAGAGGAGCGGTAGCCAGGCTCCAACCGGGTTCAAGTACAACAATGTCAGCACCGATGCACTTCCAGCCGCTGTTGATTGGAGAACCAAGGGTGCCGTTACTCCTATCAAAGACCAAGGCCAATGTG GCTGCTGCTGGGCCTTTTCAGCTGTGGCCGCAACCGAAGGCATTGTGAAGTTGAGCTCCGGGAAGCTAGTCTCTCTGTCGGAACAAGAGCTAGTTGACTGTGACGTTCATGGTGTTAATCAGGGTTGTGAGGGTGGTGAGATGGACGAtgccttcaagttcatcatcaagaaTGGCGGCCTCACCACCGAGGCCAACTACCCCTACACGGCACAAGACGAACAATGCAAGACAAGCATTGCAAGCAACAGTGTTGCAACCATCAAGGGCTACGAGGATGTGCCCGCCAACGACGAATCTTCTCTTATGAAAGCCGTGGCTAACCAGCCTGTGTCAGTAGCTGTGGACGGAGGGGATGTCATATTTCAACATTACTCCGGCGGGGTAATGACCGGCTCATGTGGGACTGATTTGGACCATGGCATAGCAGCTGTTGGATATGGCATGACAAGTGACGGAACTAAGTATTGGCTACTGAAAAACTCATGGGGCACGACATGGGGCGAGAGTGGGTACCTCAGAATGGAGAAGGATATTTCTGACAAGAGTGGTATGTGTGGCTTGGCCATGCAACCTTCCTACCCCACCGAGTAG
- the LOC123082382 gene encoding senescence-specific cysteine protease SAG39-like: MAIPKGFLLAMLGCICLCSSAVMSARELNERHEQWMAKFNRVYKDGTEKEHRYEVFKANVAFIESFNAGNHKFWLGVNQFTDLTNDEFKATKTNKGLKRSGSQAPTGFKYNNVSTDALPAAVDWRTKGAVTPIKDQGQCGCCWAFSAVAATEGIVKLSSGKLVSLSEQELVDCDVHGVDQGCEGGEMDDAFKFIIKNGGLTTEANYPYTAQDGQCKTSIASNNVATIKGYEDVPANDESSLMKAVANQPVSVAVDGGDVIFQHYSGGVMTGSCGTDLDHGIAAIGYGMTSDGTKYWLLKNSWGTTWGESGYLRMEKDISDKSGMCGLAMQPSYPTE; this comes from the exons ATGGCCATCCCCAAGGGTTTTCTTCTTGCCATGCTAGGCTGCATCTGCTTATGCAGCAGTGCTGTTATGTCAGCTCGCGAGCTCAACGAGAGGCATGAGCAGTGGATGGCGAAGTTCAACCGCGTTTACAAGGACGGCACCGAGAAGGAACATCGGTATGAGGTGTTCAAGGCCAACGTTGCCTTCATCGAGTCGTTCAACGCCGGAAACCACAAGTTCTGGCTCGGTGTCAACCAGTTTACCGACCTCACCAATGATGAGTTCAAGGCAACCAAGACCAACAAGGGCCTCAAGAGGAGCGGTAGCCAGGCTCCAACCGGGTTCAAGTACAACAATGTCAGCACCGATGCACTTCCAGCCGCTGTTGATTGGAGAACCAAGGGTGCCGTTACTCCTATCAAAGACCAAGGCCAATGTG GCTGCTGCTGGGCCTTTTCAGCTGTGGCCGCAACCGAAGGCATTGTGAAGTTGAGCTCCGGGAAGCTAGTCTCTCTGTCGGAACAAGAGCTAGTTGACTGTGACGTTCATGGTGTTGATCAGGGTTGTGAGGGTGGTGAGATGGACGAtgccttcaagttcatcatcaagaaTGGCGGCCTCACCACCGAGGCCAACTACCCCTACACGGCACAAGACGGACAATGCAAGACAAGCATTGCAAGCAACAATGTTGCAACCATCAAGGGCTACGAGGATGTGCCCGCCAACGACGAATCTTCTCTTATGAAAGCCGTGGCTAACCAGCCTGTGTCAGTAGCTGTGGACGGAGGGGATGTCATATTTCAACATTACTCCGGCGGGGTAATGACCGGCTCATGTGGGACTGATTTGGACCATGGCATAGCAGCTATTGGATATGGCATGACAAGTGACGGAACTAAGTATTGGCTACTGAAAAACTCATGGGGCACGACATGGGGCGAGAGTGGGTACCTCAGAATGGAGAAGGATATTTCTGACAAGAGTGGTATGTGTGGCTTGGCCATGCAACCTTCCTACCCCACCGAGTAG